A stretch of the Methylocystis iwaonis genome encodes the following:
- a CDS encoding transposase, translating into MRHGAPRDRSHRSDAARPRHPLHRHQAPARRAGVALRSLYCARGQAEYLIKLHKRQLSSDRPSCRSALANQVRLVLHTAAFWLMLGVRDAIPKPRDLAKAELSNVAPAAVKDRRPRDRDRERVRLAFAAASPEADLFCIPAGGAAHGWRAVNDGASCPSHPSYPSNAFQKCGSRSDQKAERPRAICEPNSPTTQKSRLHE; encoded by the coding sequence ATGAGACATGGAGCGCCGCGCGATCGCTCGCATCGAAGCGACGCGGCTCGCCCTCGACATCCGCTTCATCGTCACCAAGCTCCTGCACGGCGCGCCGGAGTGGCTCTACGAAGCCTCTATTGCGCGCGCGGACAGGCGGAGTACCTCATCAAGCTCCATAAGAGGCAGCTTTCCTCCGACAGACCTTCGTGCCGTTCGGCGCTCGCCAATCAGGTTCGCCTCGTCCTGCACACCGCCGCCTTTTGGCTGATGCTCGGCGTCCGCGACGCTATCCCTAAGCCGCGCGATCTGGCGAAAGCCGAGCTTTCGAACGTTGCGCCTGCGGCTGTTAAAGATCGCCGCCCGCGTGATCGAGACCGCGAGCGCGTGCGCCTTGCTTTCGCCGCCGCCAGTCCCGAGGCCGATCTCTTCTGTATCCCTGCCGGAGGCGCTGCTCATGGCTGGCGGGCCGTGAACGATGGGGCGTCATGCCCTTCTCATCCCTCCTATCCCTCCAACGCGTTCCAAAAGTGCGGTTCTCGAAGCGACCAAAAAGCCGAACGCCCCCGTGCGATCTGCGAGCCCAACAGCCCGACGACACAAAAATCGCGCCTTCATGAATAA